The genomic segment tgggtggtgggtcattctcagcactgcagtaacactgatgtggtggtggtgtgttttaaacactgtgtccactcactgtccactctactagacactcctaccttgccagtccaccttgtagatgtaaagtcagagacgacagctcatctgctgctgcacagtttgtgttggtcatcctctagtccttcatcagtggtcacaggacgctgttggctggatatttttggttggtggactattctcagtccagccgCGACACTgaggcgtttaaaaactccagcagcacggccgtgtctgatccactcagaccagcacaacacacactaacacaccaccaccacatcagtgctgagaatgatccaccacccaaatagcacctgctctgtgagggtccatgggggtcctgaccactgaagaacagggtaacagagtatcagagaaacagatggactacagtcaggagctgaaaaaatggacaatgagcgtagaaacaaggaggtggtcagaatgttctgcctgatttgtgtatattttgtacTAAGGCGTATCTGTAGTTTATGCATACTGCATGGTGAAATAACTCTTCTTAAATACTCTCCACaccatataaacactataagCGTTCACATAATGCTGATAGTATTGCTGTGTGTGCAAAACACTTCATACTCACTACAGTAGCAGTCCACAGGTGTTCCACCCACCTGAGTCTTACTGGGTCAGGTAAATGTTTCCATAAGCACTACTTCCCAGAGATTGTTTTGCTTAGGGCTTCAGGTCAGACCGGCTCTTATGCAATGCACAGACTAGCATCTCTGGAGGCTATCGagcactcaccaccacaatcaGGTCAGGCCATATTTGTTGGCCCACATTGATGTAATCAGCACCGACTTCTACCAGTGAGTGATGGGCAAGGCTTTGTGGCCTCGCTGCCTTCGCTGATTGAGTTACTCGTATGCTTGGCAGGAAAAGCTGAAAGATAAccgccccccccaccccacctgTAATCTAGTCTCCAGGTTCAATTCAATATCTCACCCATTTCTCAGAGCATTACACTGCCTGATGTGCTGTGAACTGTCACAGGAAGGCCTTTTGTCAGTCCACAGGCATAAATGGCTGCTAATGATGGGCCAGGCACCTTAAAGTTTGTCCTGATGTTCCAGCTAAGCTTTTTGTCTACTGTTACCGTCCTCCAGGGACGAATAAAATTACACTTCCTCCCTctccagcagctctgagctTTGAGCTACACTGCCCACTTTGCTTTTTCTCtgttacttttaaagtaagtaaGAAAAAATACCTGCAAATACTTTGTGCATCTAGCTTCAACACTCAGCTTTAAACCTCTATTgcacgatgttgcctcagggcaacaaactcattccCCACACTTTACAGTagcattatacatatttaaagacagtGATAGGGTTAATGATAAAGGGAGGAGTTTGAGTgagtcaataaaaaaaaagcatgtacttGGTCATAACATCTCTAAGTTGGCACATGTAAACCtatttttaacattcagttAAACGTTTTCTGTTATAAGAGTTTGCAAAAACATgcttgttgcctagaagcaacactgtgcgacagtggaatggatttggCCAGATACAAGCCAGGTCTATATCATTTCCTCCCATTGGCGCACAacgttgcctcaaggcaacaaactccaaaaggacccctgcacacattttttaaatgttttggaaTATAATATTCAGGGCCggttattaataatcattatttgtaattttataATCATGTAATTTAATAATCAAGGACCATTTCAAGCAAGAAACGCAAATTCAAGAAAGTGAAGTGTTTAAATTGCTCTCATAATGCGTACAGTGGACGCTTAAGTTCGACAAAGCATCATGTTTGGTATGAAGGGTAGATACTGCCTAAAGTTTGCTTTCTAAAACACTTAATAGCACTTATTTAGCCCTTTTGTTGCCCAAAGGATTGCATTCATGGAAGGTTTGCTTGCTTATTCCCATTATTCCCCAAAAAATATGCTAATTTGTAAAAGCATTTTGAAAACTGGGCCCAAACTTTAAACAAGCAGtaaattttaattacatttactataTTTACTAAACAAATGGCCTTTGGGACATTTTGACCCCAGCTTGCCCTTCACGGTTTGACCTGCGGAGTTGTGGTTAGTCCTCCCTGAAACATTTGCAGACCTCCAGCCATGAGAACAGCTGGTTTGACTCTGAAAGTCGTGAAAGTCGTGGTCCACAAACTATCTGAGTTGGAGGTTCCCAGCTGCTAAATATGTAAATCTAAATGCACGCACATTGCAGCAAAGCTCTGGAAATAAAGCCTCGCTCTGTCCAAAATCGAGCTGCCCCCTCCTTTTCTCAGGACTGCATTCCTGCCGTCTGCAGGGCGACAGTAACGGCTGGCCTGGCCCAGGAAACTCCACAGTGCACAGCACGAGGTAGATAATGTGGGCAGTGTTGTGCTCCAGTGCCGACCTGGTACAGAAACACCTCCACCCCTACTCCCAGACAACAAGTCTaggtctcttctctctcacattGTGCTGGAAAGAGGAGTCCTGGTTCAGACCCTGGATGAGCCTCTGGATCTTTTAGGACCAGGTCTTGGGCAGCTGAAGTTATGCAAAGGTTTAATTGGGCCTAAAGGATTGAACACAACCAGAGAGCCCCCTGACACAGCAAGTCTAGCACCTGAACTGCAGTGTAGCCCTACAAACTTCTGCCTGAACCTACCTGTagtgggttcagacagaattgtgtcCCAGCCTGACTGTAGTTCACATCCCAGTTTGAgagtagcctgacaaaattctgtatCAGATTGTAGCCTGACAAAAGAATAATTTCAACTTtattctggaaaaaaatctctctgtctctcctcagCCTGACAAATTCTGTGTCGAACTGAATGtagtctgaaaaaaaatcacatgggcaaaaaaagtactaaagtatttcccttcaaatgtacttaagtataaagtaaaagtactaaaagagtaattctggctctgatgtcctgttatcatttttataaccagactggcttcatgaactcatttcaggtgaaagtcctccagcgtctctcttggtaaaccagtcttttaatagaacgtcattaattagtgacgctgacgtctattaaaatgatcagaagcacaaaacactgaaggtaaacagtttccatcagggagaaccgagtggctctgaaatcactttttacacacaagcaaagtttcagtttcagatttatttacaacttagttccaagtttaagttgaataaaaactggctttaaactcaggatcacagatgagctcctttactatgttgatctgtaaaGTTGATctctaaaattgtcactacctgATCCGACTTTATTGATAACCTTCTTTCACCGTTAACATCCGAATAACCCAGTTCCTCTTGAccctgagctgatctgaagctTGAATTCCACCTTAAGGTCAGCAGTGGAAATACAGAAAAGTAGGGGAGGGGGCTAATGATCCCTTCTGAAAGAAATATTTGTTTGTGAGGTCAAGTGGCTATGACCTTTGCTCACTTGTGCTCTTAAAAGGCCACTTGCGCCGATTTACAGTGGGGGTCACGGTCGGCTACCTGGTGGAATATATGCATGGTAACCGTTTCCCTCTCAGGTCTGACAGGAAGCGCTGGGCCTGTGCTGGGAGATATTTTTAGCCACTTGCTGCAGGCCTGAATGGCCTTGACTCATGCCATCAGCTTTTCTTTCAGTGCTTTGTCCTGTTTTACGCACAGCCAGCAGTCGGCCGAGAACGTCCCGCCGCTAGCCAGCCTATggctcactctccctctcagAGCCGTTGCTATTTTTGGCTCAGTGAGGGCCCTTGTTATCTCCTGTTTTGTGTAAAGACACAAGCCCCCGGAGGCTCAGTCGTCAAGCACAGCGCAGCTGCCGTAGGAACCGGAACAGTTCTCCTGTTGTCAGAGCGCATGAGTACATCTATTTTTGGCCTGGGTTGGAAACCCAGGGTGTGGGCTGTTTTCACTGGGCTTGATGTTTTACTGTTGGCAAAACAAAGGAGGACGAGCGTTGGGCTACTATCATCAACCCCATATCTCACTACTATGTGCTTATAGTACAGAACATTTTGCTAACAGTGCATGTTTTTTATCAAACAGTGGAATTGCAACATGACAATACCTGTTTGCATACACAAAGGAATTGGGACACTTTGTCCCAACACATCTTGTTCTTTACGTTGTTCATGTTGGCTGATCTACTTTTCTTTACAACATAATAACAACAGTGAGTTAACATCAGCTAAAAAAACCCCTACAGCCATAAATCCTGCTGACTCAGGATTACTGCACTGCGTTATTATTGATCTTCCTGTCCTGTTTTTGCTTTGATTCCAGAAAGTGCCCAGCAGAGCCTGGGTAGCTTATATGGGTCATTTTTCCAGTTATGCTTATTTACAGAGCTGAACAATTACTCATGTTGTGCATGAAAACTATTGTTAAAGCCCCCAGctgaattatatataattatgtaattagatCTTTCAACTATCTATTCAGCACGGTCTTCAGTGTTAAGTGAGGAAATGTAATAATcacaatattggtcagaaaagaaatttttccccaaattgttTAGCCATGCATAATCTGTATAACCTGCAGTATGCATGAGAAAACCACAGTATTTCACTGTAAATTAAGTTCGTAATGAATTTGTCTCGTTTTAAATCAGTATGCAATGACTCGTCGTCTGTAAAGCTATTCTAAGCCAAGGAAGCCGCATTTAGGTGTCTTTTCAAGTGCGACTGCACTCACAAGGCTGCTTTCAAGAGTAAAGTCTGACCTGCGAGTGCCCCCACGATGTGTGCAGAGCTATCGCTTCCTCTAACGTTACGTCAGGGTTACTGTCTCAGGCCTGCGTCATGCACAGCACGACCAAGGACGGACTAACCTCAGCGCGCTACCGTGACCTGCAAGGCAAAGCCAAAAATTCCCACCCTTACTTAACACATAAAAGCTGCCCAAAATACTCaggaaacattaaatatcacacagaattattttattcaattcCTGCCATGGtgtacaaaaaaatgtacatttcaacataaatacaaataattaaattaacacattaaaaacaaacagagacaACAACGAGAAACTCCAGAAAAAGATAAGATTCATGAAACAGATGTCTAAAACCAGTAAAGACTCTTCTAGTTCCCTTTTAAATAGCTGAAATAATTAAAGACAATGTTAACGTCATAAGTTAAAATTCCTCTCCAGAAGTCCGAAGTGTGTTCCGAAGCTGTGGCTGAGAACTCGTTCAGCAGCCCATCTGTGAGTCTGCTCACGCGGAGTTGTGCTCAGGCCAGTCCAATCTAGCCCGGTCGGGTACACCACATTCTTTTCAGTTTGTTCCTGTGCATCCAGTGCCAGCGAGCACTCACATGATTCAGTTTCCGGTACGGTCTTTTTGTTTCCCGGCTAAAGGCAGGCGCTGTCATTCCTTGGCAGCGGTATCGCTTACACGCTGCTGAGTCATGCTCCCTGTTCCTGGCCCCCACGGTGCCTGCAAGAAAATCCAGCCCCTGCTCTTCGTATCCAAACTATATTCCCATGTTCCTTTACACGTTCTGTCGACTCTCCCGTTCCGTCGCTCTCCTCGCGATGGCGTGAAGGTTATCCAGGGGGACTCGGCCGAGGCAGTATGCAAATACGGTGCAGTAGCTTGTGCAATGTGTGGCGCGGCATGGTCTGCTTCGTCTCATCGTTCGGGCAGGTTGATGACGGGCACCCACTGATCCAAATACCTGCTGTCCTTGCAGAAACGATTCAGCTTGCTCAGGGCTGGGTCTTCGCACGAAGAGGACGGCGGCTtctgcaaagagagagagggacgggtTAATTCATTAACCGTAACACATTTTGCATTTCCTGAATACTGCAACCAGGAGAGCTGCACGGCATCTCGGCCCACACAGCAAGTCTGGAAGTGAGTGACTTTAACCGCTGCTTGCTAACTTACAAGAAGCGGTTTTCGCAAGATCCCGTTCTAATTTGCAAAAAGTGGTCACTTCAGAGAGATTTTCTTCCAGGAAACGCTGCTTGCACAAGTGGCCCCACAGGAAGCGCTGTGAAGTCTGCCAAAGGCAGCCGCAGCGGCTCAATAACTGGAGTCAGATCGCTCCGTACGGCTGCCAAATTACTGCAGCTCCAGACCGACTGGAATTCCACATCACAGGCGGGCGAGCAGATCAGGGAGCCTAACTACTAAAAACAGGCCGCCTTCAAAGGCTGTGGCTAGCCCAGTCGGTCTTCTGCCAGCGCGAAAGGCCCACGGAACGTGCCGTGAATTTCCAAGAAAGTGTCCAATCCGCAAGCAGCTGTGACAAAGGTACATCATGCACGGTAATCCACACCCAGCGTCTCAGACGTTTAGCAAGGTGTGAGCAAAGGCACCGAACCCTCTGCATCTCAACGGTTAATGCTGATTAAAGCTCCCCTGCGGCTACTGCAGGACGGATGACTCAGGCAGAAAACGACACGTACGGTGACTAACACACAGTGCAGGTCCATGGGCTCTCCTCCAGGTTTCACTCCCTCCAGGATCTCGGCGAGGCGCCTCATGTTGTTCACCCGCAAGATATTGATGTCGTTCTCGCAGCAGAAAGCCTGGATCAGGGTGAAATGGATCTGAAGGGCCACGTCCTGGACGTCATCCTCGTCTGTGGCCAACAGACACAACACCACGTTGTCTGGATCCCTGAAAGACAGAACGAGAGCAAAGGGTCAGACAGCGAACAAAGAAATGCCGAAACAACTAGAAGCATTTTGGATATCAACACATGCATTTCAGGGATCACAGGTGCCTCGTGTACTCACACATTCAGCGACTTGGCAGCCTCATAGACCCCCACAGTAATGCAGCCCAGGGGCAGAGCTGCGGTCAGCACCTCTTCCAGAGCCTTGACCACTGAGGCCATCCTGCAGAACAATAAGTGAAAGAGAGGTCAGATTTCCCAGCTCAAAGCCAGTTCTacacagatggttcttcagtagcTTTTCagcaaagggaatggttctattcaCAACCATgaacggttctatttagaaccaatgcatgcttaagtggttctctgcatggtgaaatggttcttcagactgatggaggacGTGTTGCAGACGGTTCTATGTGGCACAAAAAAGggtgtcaagcttgcaacaacagGAGAACCCTTTATTGGTGCTTTAGAGAACCCTAAACAGCACATTTTTCGTCAATTTCGGCAGCCaaacaaacatttaagcatgcaaacggcTCTAAATGGGACTcagtttactaaagaacccttgaggaaacagatttaagagtgtagctttGTGGCATCGTGAGAAAGAACACATCTGACAGCAAGAGTGACGGGAAAGGTACTTAAAACTGAATCATTTACAGTTTAGAACTATATAGTGTGCACGATATATACTATAAACTAACTATACCGTGTAAACGGATTAAAGGCATCATGCATTCGGTCCATCTGCAGGAGAAAGGAGATCATCCGTGCAGAAAAGTGAGGAGCAATGCAAGTTAGTGGTGCTCAAGCCTCGTGACGCCGGTGTCTCACTGCGAGCTACTCGTGAGCACGCACGCGCTTCATCGTTTAAGTCGCTTTAGACCTGCTAGCTAGCCATGGCAGTATCTAGAACCGCTTAGAACGATGAGATGAGCTTCCTCGCCGCGTTTCTGTGCAGGTGAACGAGCCGACTCTACCTTTCTGATGCGTTTTCCCCGCTGAGCTCCTCCAGGGTCATCCTGCCCATCAGGCTGACGCTCCGCCGACTGACCCAACTCCGCTAGTGTGCGCGCACGTAGTGTGAGGGCGAGCCCGCGCGGGGCGTGGCTATACTCGCGACTCTATTTGCATACGGCGCTCCTATTGGCTGGCCGCGAGTCGCTCTACAGCGGCGCTTGTGGCTGCGAAGCGCATTACATGCGAGATCAATTGTTCATTATTAAGCgaaatatcaaaataatattATCTCAAACCgacttttccttgtttttttatgGCAAAATCATATCGCAgatattaaaaaaatggaaatagcACACACTGCATTATAAAGAGACAATGGTAAACAAACCTGATTATCTTAGCGGAGCTCACCCCTATAATTATATTTCaacaaatataattataatcacccctatatattatattataattataggGGTGAGCTCCGCTTTGTCTCCATGCTGCTTTACCTTTACGTATTCTTGGCAATCTCTCAAGAGGAGCCACTTGAGATGGTTTTCCAACAAGTTGTTGCTGCGTTTCACGAATATGTATTCATgttcatatacattttttaatttaaatgtgaaattaaacttttgcacatcaTAGACGTCAATTTTCCTGTTTCTACTGGGCGTAGAAATGCATGTAATTTGTAGATGAAAcaatatttttcttgtttttttttattaaattaggATATTAATAAcgtgattaaaaataaaatgtatgcatgtgtttCGAGGTAatatattagatatatcaaCTTTTAGGGGATAGATTGATCTtatatgaaaaactgaatttgaaGAGTTAATATTCCACATAAAGCGCTGAAGTGATTTGTTATGAAGCTACAGCGACATCGTGTGGCCGATTCGAGATGTGCAGGATGGGTTCACTGAAATTATTCCCTGTCTTATTCCGGTTTCAGCTGGTGGGAAATAGTGGGTAATACGTGCATGAGCAAAACGAAAGAGTCTGGGAAGAGTCGCCAGCTGCAAAAGCAAGAATAATCGGGTCATTTGACATACATGTGCCGTAATACATTACACACTGACCCATCACCTAACATACTGTCCCGTAATGTCTGACACACTGTCTCCTTAGCACAAAAAACCTGTGCACAGTCTATTGCTGCCTTCAAAAATACACTaaactgccaaaagtattcgctcgtctgtcttcacacgcttatgaacttgagtgacatcccattcttaatccttagggtttaatatgatgtcggcccaccctttgcagctataacagcttccactcttctgggaaggctttccacaagggttaggagtgtttatgggaatttttgaccgttcttccagaagcacatttgtgaggtcagacactgatgttggatgagaaggtctggctcacagtctccactctaattcatcccaaaggtgctctatggggttgaggtcaggactctgtgcaggccagtcaagttcttccacaccaaactggctcatccatgtctttatggacctgctttgtgcactggtgagcagtcatgttggaacaggaagggtccgtccccaaactgttcccacaaatttgggagcgtgaaattgccCAAACtcttttggtgctgaagctttaagggttcctttcactggaactaaggggccgagcccaactcctgaaaaacaaccccacaccatgatcccccctccaccaaactttacactcacaatgcagtcagacaagtaccgtctcctggcaaccgtcaaaTCCAGACacatccatcagatttccagacagagaagcgtgattggtcactccagagaacacgtctccactgctctagagtccagtggcggcgctttacaccactgcattccacgctttgcattgcacttggtgatgtaaggcttggatgcagctgctcggccatggaaacccattccatgaagctctctacgctgttcttgagctgatctgaaggccacatgaagtttggaggtctgtagtgattgactctggagaaagttggtgacctctgtgcactatgcccctcagcatccgctgaccccgctctgtcattttacgtggccgaccacttcgtggctgagttgctgtcgttcccaatcgcttccactttgttataatcccactgac from the Pygocentrus nattereri isolate fPygNat1 chromosome 30, fPygNat1.pri, whole genome shotgun sequence genome contains:
- the gadd45ab gene encoding growth arrest and DNA-damage-inducible, alpha, b — its product is MGRMTLEELSGENASERMASVVKALEEVLTAALPLGCITVGVYEAAKSLNVDPDNVVLCLLATDEDDVQDVALQIHFTLIQAFCCENDINILRVNNMRRLAEILEGVKPGGEPMDLHCVLVTKPPSSSCEDPALSKLNRFCKDSRYLDQWVPVINLPER